The genomic window GGTCGTAAAGGCCGGTTGGTCCGGCGGCTACGGAAATATGATCGAGATCGATCACGGCATGGGGCTGACGACGCGTTACGGGCACTTATCGAAGGTCAATGTAGAGGTCGGCGACACGGTTTCGCGTGATCAGGTCATCGGCCTGATAGGCTCTACCGGACGCTCGACAGGGCCGCATCTTCATTATGAATTCCGCCTTCACGATCGTTCGATCAATCCGCGCCATTTCTTGCCGCCTGAACCAACGGAACTTTCCGCAGCAGCGAAATAGCCGGACTTAGAATGTGATATAGATCGGGCGAGGCATTATATGCCTCGCTCTTCTTCATTTGGCAGTGCCTCGCCTCAGTGACTATAATCATTGATTGTTCAATTGGCTTAAAACCGCTCCTTAAAGGACCCTTCTTATGAGAAAGAAAATCTTCGTATCGTACCTATTGATGACGGCGATGCTGTTGTCGTCGTTCCTATCCGTACATGCCTTTGACGAAGGAATGTACACACCGAGCCAGATCGCAAGCCTCGACCTTAAGAAACGCGGGCTTAAGATCAAGCCCGAAGAGATCTATAACCCGGCAGGCGGCGGCCTTTCAGAAGCGATCATTCGCCTGAGCATCGGCTGCTCTGCGGAGTTCGTATCGCCCGACGGCCTTATCCTGACAAATCATCACTGCGGCTTTGATGCACTCGTCAAAGCGTCGTCACCCGAACGCGACCTCGTTGAAACGGGCTTTAATGCGGGCAGCCGCGCAGGCGAGATCCCGGCCGAAGGATATTCGATAGATATACCGACACGCACCGCGGACGTAACCGCAAAGATCAAGAGCGGTACAGAGAACCTCTCAGGGGCGGAGCTTGCAGCCGCTGTCAAGAAGAATGTCGATGCGTTGACCGCTGCCGAGCAGGCGAAAGCGCCAAAGGGTTCGACGATCCGCATACAGGCGATCGACAGTGGTTTTTTCTACTATCTGTATCAAACGACAAAGATCGAGGATATTCGGGTTGTTTATGCGCCGCCCCGCAACATCGGCGTGTACGGCGGAGACCCTGACAACTTTGAATGGACGCGCCAAACGGGCGACTTCACATTTCTGCGTGCATACACTGCACCGGACGGCTCGTCGGCAAAATACTCGAAGAACAATGTTCCGTACCATCCGAAAAAGTATCTTTCGATCAGCCTTGACGGTCTGAAGGATAACGATTTCGTTTTTGTTATGGGCTATCCGGGCGGAACGACACGTTATCGCGAAAGCTGGTCGAATATTTATGCACGCGACGCGAACTTCCCTTTCCTCGAAAAATGGCTGAGTGCTCTCAGTGCGAGCCTTCGAGCGATCGGCGCTGGCGATGAGGAAAAGAGGATCGCTTTCCAATCCGACATCGCAAATTATGACAATTCACGCAAGGTCTATGGCGGCGGCTGGCTGCGTATGAAGCGGGCCCATGTTGTCGAGGCTCGTCAGCAGGATGAGAAGCGAATGGCTGAGTGGATCGCAGCAGATCCGGACCGGCAGAAGCGTTTCGGCACGATCCTGCCCGAGCTTAAGACCCTTTCGGAAGAGACGAATGCAACGCAAAAGCGTGACGTCGTCGTTCGGCGGCTTCCCGACCCGACTGGCGCCACTCCTGTCTTCGCTCAGCTCGTTACGGCAATGGCAATGACCGAACCTCCCAACAAGATGCTCTCCGACGAAGAGCGTGCGGCAAAGCTGGAAGAGGTCAAAAAAGCGTATCAGGACCGCGAACCGGCCCACGAGGTCGAAATGCTGAAGTTCTTCCTTCGCTCCTTCGATGAGCTTCCGGCCGATCAGAAATTCAAGCCGGCCGAAGACCTGTTCGGCAGTTTGAAGGGCAAGGCGCGGCGTGATGCCGAAGCAAAGTTCGCCGACAGCATCGCGAACGGCGAATATGCCGACCCGGCACGCGTCGCAGGGCTTTATGGCCCGCGTACGCTGGACTATAACGAAACACGCGAAAAGATCCTCAGTTTTGCCCGCGGAGTGCTCAGCGAACTGAGGGCGATCAGTGTCCGCGCTCAGAAATTCAACGCCAATATCGATCGTCTTCGCCTCGGCTATATGCAGGCCCTGACCGAAATGCGCGGCACGAAGACCGTTTACCCCGACGCGAATTTTACGCAAAGGTTCACATTCGGGAACATAAAGGGCTATCAATCGCGCGAAGCAGAGTACCGCTTCCCGTTCACGACGATCAAAGGCTTGATCGAAAAGAATACCGGCACACCGCCGTTCGATGCCCCGCAGAAGCTGATCGACCTTCAGAATGCGCAGGACTTCGGCCGTTACCGATCAGGTGACAGCGTTGTCGTGAATTTTATTTCGACGAACGATATCATCGGCGGTAACAGCGGCTCGCCCATACTCAACGGCAAGGGCGAGCAGGTAGGCATTTGCTTTGACGGTAATTACGAAGGCCTCGGCAACGACTTTTACTACGACCCGAATACGAACCGCACCATCTCGGTCGATATTCGCTTCGTACTGTTCGTTACCGAGAAGTTCGGCGGTGCAAAATGGGTGGTTGACGAAATGAAGCTCGTCGGCGGCCCGAAAGGCTAGAGCGCGGCGAACGCCGCATCTGCTGTCCGGCAAAATGACGGCCCGGAAATGACGCTGCTGCTTTGCGATGCGCCGTTTCCGGGCCTGCTTTTTGCAGAGGTTTTGCGATCGGCGGCTTTTGACATTGCTGCGGCTTTCGTCTATCAGTTTATAAGCATATCCGCGTGGAAACCGACTTTACGACAGCATACATTGCATTAGGATCGAATCTGGGCGATCGAGCCGGCAACCTTTTGATGGCCGTCCGTGCGTTCATCGAAGCGAGTTTTGTTGTCCACCGTCTATCCGGTATTTATGAGACCGATCCGGTCGAGATGGTGTCGGAGCAGAAGTTCCTCAACATGGTCGCAGAAGTTCGCGTTACCAATGTCAGCCCCACGCAGATGATGGCACGCCTGCTGCGTATCGAATACCTGCTCGGGCGCGGCGGCAAGACCCAAAAGCTGCCTCGCACGGTCGATCTAGATATCCTTTTGTTCGGCGACGTCTGTATGCAGACCGAATTCTTAACGCTGCCGCATCCGCGAATGCATGAACGCAAATTTATTCTGAAGCCGCTGAGCAAGATCGCTCCCGACCTTGTACATCCTGTACTCGGCCGTGAGATCAAAGACCTTTTGGCCGATCTCGCTGACCCTTACGAGGTCAAACGCTGGTTCCCGAATGCCCGCACTGTGGTTGACGCTGCGTCATAGACGGCGGTACTCGAAGTAAAAATTATGCTAGACTTGTTGCGTTCGCTTCGCTAAGTATTTATGGCTTATCTTCAACCCGACAAAGAGGGAAAGGTTTATTTGCCCGCTATCCGTGCGGCCAAGGAACGCGGCGAAAAGCTCGTTTGCCTGACGGCCTACGATTATCCGACGGCCCGCGTAGTTGACGAAGCAGGCGTTGACATCATTCTCGTCGGCGACTCGATGGGAAATGTCATTCACGGCTACGGCAACTCGATCCCGGTCACACTCGACGAGATCTCATCGGCATGCATAGCCGTTAAGCGCGGAACTGAGCGTGCAATGGTCATAGCCGATATGCCGTTCGGTACATATCACATTAGTGAGAATGAAAGCGTAAAAAATGCGCTTCGCTTAATGAAATACGGCGGCGCGGAAGCAATAAAACTCGAAGGCGGACGCAACCGTGCAGACCTTGTCAAGCGGCTCGTTGACGAGGAGATACCTGTCTGCGCGCATATAGGCTTGACGCCGCAGTCCGTTTACAAAATGGGCGGCTATCGTGTACAGGGCCGCACGGTCGATCAGGCAAAGCGGATCATCGACGACGCAAAGATACTCGAAGACGCCGGCGCATTCGCTATCGTCCTTGAGCTTGTACCGCGCGAAGTCGCAGCGATCATTACAAAGGAACTCAGCATTTCGACGATCGGCATCGGCGCGGGAGCCGAATGCGACATACAAGTGCTCGTCTTGCACGACCTGATCGGCCTCACCTACGGCAGGCAGCCGCGCTTCGTGCGGCAATATGCCAACCTGCGTGAGATCATCACCGGTGCTATTCAGACTTGGACCGCCGACGTGCGTTCAGGTGAATATCCGAGCGAAAAGGAGTCGTACGGCCTTACCGCCGAAGTATTTGACGAGCTTAAGAAAGAGCTGTAATGGAGATAATTAACCGGCGGCAGCGAATGTTCTCGATCTCACGCAAATTGCGTCGTGAGGAGAAAAGCGTTGGCTTTGTGCCGACGATGGGAGCGTTGCATGACGGGCATTTGACGCTGGTGCGAGAGGCCCGTGCGGCAAATGATGTCGTCATCGTATCCATCTTCGTAAATCCGAAACAGTTCAATGACGCGGCCGATCTTGAAAAGTATCCGCGCGACCTGACAGCCGATGCCGCACGCCTTGCCGAGTTCGATGTCGATTACATCTTCGCCCCCGAAGCGAACGAGGTCTTTCCTGAAGGTTTTGCGACGTATGTCGATGTTGTCGGGCTGACCGATCTGATGGAAGGAGCGGCACGGCCGGGGCATTTCCGCGGCGTCGCAACGGTCGTAACGATACTGCTTAATACCGTGCGTCCTGCACGCGCGTACTTTGGCCAGAAGGATGCTCAGCAGGTTGCTGTCATTAAGCGTTTGACGGCGGATCTCGGCTTTGAGACGGAGATCGTTGTCATCCCGACGGTTCGCGAACCATCCGGCCTTGCGATGTCTTCGCGGAACGAGCGGCTGTCCCCTGAGGAACGTGAACGTGCCGCGGCCATCATAAACGCACTGCGTGCCGCAAAACTCGCTTTCAAGAAAGGTGAACGAAATGCGTCCGAGTTAACGCAGATAGTTCGTGTACACCTTGCAGAAGAACCACTTGCAAAGCTCGACTATGTTGCCGTCGTCGATCGTGACTCGCTGCAACCTATTGACCGTATTGGAGATAGCGAGGCTCTCATCTGCGTGGCGGCCGATATTGCGGGTGTCCGCCTAATAGATAACGTCATCCTTAATCGGAAGCAGTAGTTTGGCACAGAAACTGCATCAAAGTTAACGTGTGGGGTGTCTTTATCGGAGGCTCTGCTGTTATGAAGAAGCTGAAATACAATTTCCTGCTCAGTTCTATCGCGATCTTGGTCGTATTCGCTGCTGTATCTTCAGCACAAACGATCTTGACGACACTCGACGGTGCTCGCGTTGATATTGCGGGCCAAAGAGGCAAGGTCGTTGTCCTTGCGATAGGCGCGACCTGGCTGCCGTTATCGACCAAACAGGCCGAATACACGAACACTCTGGCGAAAAAGTACGCAGGCCGCGATGTTGTGTTCTACTTCGTTTCTACCGATTCGGCGAATACGAGATCGAAGAATTTTGTCAGCCCCGTCGAGATCAAGCATTTTGTGACGACGGCCAAATTGAACGTTCAGATGCTTCGCGACCCTGACGGTGCGGAAACAATTAAGAAATTCGGGATCGAACAGGTCCCCTCATTCGTCATTTTGGACAAGGCCGGAAAGCTGTCCGGCGAGCCATTCGGCGGCATCGATCCGAAGTACGACATCACCGTACCTATCTCGCGTGCGATCGACAGGCTCCTGTAAGTTCTATTGAAGCTAAGCTCTCAAGCCTGCCTCGTGCAGGCTCTTTTTTATCAGCCTATAGACAAGCTGCACCGGAAGGCCGACGACATTCCAATAATCACCTTCGATGCCGCTTATAAATAAAGCCGCCTGTGCCTGAACGGCGTACGCTCCTGCTTTATCGAGCGGGTCGCCCTTTTCAGCAAGGTATTCGATCTCGTCAGCCGACATCTCGCAGAAGTTGACCGTCGTGGCCTCAACCGCGTCCCAAACACGGCCGTTGTGAGCCACTGCCACACCTGTGAGAACGATATGAGAACGCCCTGACAGCATTTCAAGCATACGCCTTGCGTCGTCAAGCCCGGACGGCTTCCCGAGTATCCCGGCGCCGACAACGACGGTTGTGTCCGCCCCGAGAACGAGACCGTTCGGAAATCTTTCTGCGACGGCCGACGCCTTGCCGCGTGCAAGCCTTCTGACATACTGCTCAGGTGTCTCACCGTCACGCTCGCTCTCATCGATCGCAGCAGCGTGTTTCTCGAACTCCCAACCAACCGACGACAATATCTCGCTTCGGCGCGGGCTTTCCGAGGCAAGGATCAATTTAGGCAGTGTTAACATAAATTCCGAATGACGCACGACAGCGGCACTTGGGCGAATGTTGGCCGTCGATTAAGATAATAGTAGATGAGCGTGTGATATCAAATGGAGAGTCTTTACGGGCCGCTGAGCGCTGTCTTGGCACAGTACATTGACGATGAGAAGGTCGCATCGGCTTTCGTCGTTGCGGCGTGGCGCGAGGTTGCGGGCGTCGGGATCACCGAGCGGACGCATACTGCAGGATTCAGCAAAGGAAAGCTGACAATAGCAGTGCACGATGCTCTGTGGCAGCGTAATCTCGAAGGGCTGGCTACGCAGCTGTTGGCGCAACTCAATTCAAGGCTCACAGGCATCACGGTAAAACGGATCGAAATTATCGTGGATCCCGAAATGTTTGCCGCAAAGCCGCGTCGGATATGAATATCCCGGCCGGACAGGTGATAAACCGCCCGAATATCGGTCTTATGAAGGTCAAATAATGGATATAAGGAAAGTCGCTAAGTTAGCCCACCTTGAGATCACGGACGAAGAGGCCGCTCTTTTCACGCCGCAAATGGAAGACATCGTCAAGTACATCGAGCAGCTGAACGAGCTTGATACTTCGGGCGTCGAGCCTATGCTCGGCGGCCTCACGTACGAAGGTCTCACCACCTTTACTCTTCGTGAAGACGCCGCACACATTTCGTTCACGCAGGCCGAAGCTCTTGGCGAAGCACCTTCAGCCGTTGACGGACATTTCCGGGTGCCGAAGGTATTGTGAGAGGCAGGACATCAAACAACTGCATCATCCGGCCTATGCTTTGGGCCGCTTGTCTGCTTTTTGCTGTGTGTATTTCTGCATGCAGTATTCCGACCTTGGAATCGGCACAATGCTCCGCAGCCCGCGAAGGTGTCCGAAAATTCTATTCATTCCATCTGGGCAACGATATGCAGCCGTCGGCGGAAAATATTGAGCTGCGAAAGCGATTTCTTACCACCGACCTCTACGATTCGTTAAGGAACGGGCCTTTCGGCGAAATTGACCCGTTCACGAATTCCCAACAGCCTCCGCGCACGTTCAAGATCGGTAAGTGCGTTGAGATGTCTGACAACACCTCGAAAGTGCAGGTTCAGCTCTATTGGAAAGATGATGCGGCGACGACGCAAAAGGAGCTGCATGTCGAGGCGGTAAAAGAAGGCGACGCCTGGCTGATAAATAAGCTCATATATTGAACAAATTGAAATTATGTCGATCGTTTCAGATATAGAAAAAGTCCTTGATAATGCCGACCGCCTCAACGGCGAGCTAAACGCGTTCCTGTCCGTTGAACGCGAAATTGCCATGGCGGAGGCCGAGCGGATCGACGCTCAGCCGGCATCATCGCCGCTGCACGGTGTTGCTATCGCCCTAAAGGATAATATCTGCACAAAGGGTATGCGGACATCGTGCGGCTCACGAATACTCGGGAATTACCGGGCTCAATATGATGCAACGGTTGCCCGACGGCTCAAAGATGCGGGCGCGATCATCGTCGGCAAGACCAATATGGACGAATTCGCGATGGGTTCGTCAAACGAGTCATCGGCGTTCGGCCCTGCGAAGAACCCTTGGGACACCGACCGCGTTCCGGGCGGAAGCTCCGGCGGCTCGGCGGTTGCCGTGGCATCGGGTGTCGTAAGGGCATCGCTGGGCAGTGAGACCGGCGGTTCGGTCCGCCAGCCCGCATCGCTGTGCGGCATAGTCGGCCTAAAGCCGACATACGGCCGCATTTCGCGGTTCGGGCTTGTTGCATTCGCGTCGTCGCTCGACAATATCGGCATCTTTGGGCAAACGACACGGGATGTCGCGGATGTATTGAGCGTTATCGCAGGCCGTGACGAAAATGATGCAACATCGGCCGATGTCGCAGTGCCCGAGTACGCGGCCTCGCTTAACGAAGACATACGCGGCAAAAGGCTCGGCGTACCGCGGGATCTCTTGGGTGAAGGCCTTGATGGCGAAGTTCGCGAACACGTACTCACATCGATCGACAATTTCCGCAGCCTCGGAGCCGAGATCGTCGATATCGAGTTGCCTCACGCAAAGTACGGCATTGCCGTTTACTACATCATCGCGACCGCAGAAGCCTCGTCGAATCTTGCGAGATTTGACGGGGTGCGTTACGGCTATCGCTCCGCAGAAGCGGCTGGGCTGCGCGATATGTACTTCAAGACGCGTGAGGACGGCTTTGGAGCAGAGGTTAAGCGCAGGATAATGCTCGGCACTTACGTCCTGTCGAGCGGTTATTACGACGCCTATTATCTGAAAGCGCAAAAGGTACGCTCGCTCGTGAAGCAGGATTATGTATCCGCATTCCGTGAGTGCGACGCCATCCTGACACCGACATCGCCGTCGGTCGCCTTTCGCTTCGGCGAACGCGCCGATGACCCGATAGCGATGTATTTGAGCGATATCTACACGGTCTCGGCAAACCTCGCCGGCATACCTGCGATAAGCGTCCCTTGCGGACTGTCATCCGAAGGCCTGCCGATCGGGCTTCAGCTTGTCGGTGGCTTTTGGTCCGAGGCGGCACTGCTTAACCTTGCTTCA from Chloracidobacterium sp. includes these protein-coding regions:
- the gatA gene encoding Asp-tRNA(Asn)/Glu-tRNA(Gln) amidotransferase subunit GatA — protein: MSIVSDIEKVLDNADRLNGELNAFLSVEREIAMAEAERIDAQPASSPLHGVAIALKDNICTKGMRTSCGSRILGNYRAQYDATVARRLKDAGAIIVGKTNMDEFAMGSSNESSAFGPAKNPWDTDRVPGGSSGGSAVAVASGVVRASLGSETGGSVRQPASLCGIVGLKPTYGRISRFGLVAFASSLDNIGIFGQTTRDVADVLSVIAGRDENDATSADVAVPEYAASLNEDIRGKRLGVPRDLLGEGLDGEVREHVLTSIDNFRSLGAEIVDIELPHAKYGIAVYYIIATAEASSNLARFDGVRYGYRSAEAAGLRDMYFKTREDGFGAEVKRRIMLGTYVLSSGYYDAYYLKAQKVRSLVKQDYVSAFRECDAILTPTSPSVAFRFGERADDPIAMYLSDIYTVSANLAGIPAISVPCGLSSEGLPIGLQLVGGFWSEAALLNLASKYEAAHPLGKRPGIFAG
- a CDS encoding pantoate--beta-alanine ligase; this translates as MEIINRRQRMFSISRKLRREEKSVGFVPTMGALHDGHLTLVREARAANDVVIVSIFVNPKQFNDAADLEKYPRDLTADAARLAEFDVDYIFAPEANEVFPEGFATYVDVVGLTDLMEGAARPGHFRGVATVVTILLNTVRPARAYFGQKDAQQVAVIKRLTADLGFETEIVVIPTVREPSGLAMSSRNERLSPEERERAAAIINALRAAKLAFKKGERNASELTQIVRVHLAEEPLAKLDYVAVVDRDSLQPIDRIGDSEALICVAADIAGVRLIDNVILNRKQ
- a CDS encoding DUF721 domain-containing protein; amino-acid sequence: MESLYGPLSAVLAQYIDDEKVASAFVVAAWREVAGVGITERTHTAGFSKGKLTIAVHDALWQRNLEGLATQLLAQLNSRLTGITVKRIEIIVDPEMFAAKPRRI
- the gatC gene encoding Asp-tRNA(Asn)/Glu-tRNA(Gln) amidotransferase subunit GatC, coding for MDIRKVAKLAHLEITDEEAALFTPQMEDIVKYIEQLNELDTSGVEPMLGGLTYEGLTTFTLREDAAHISFTQAEALGEAPSAVDGHFRVPKVL
- the panB gene encoding 3-methyl-2-oxobutanoate hydroxymethyltransferase — its product is MAYLQPDKEGKVYLPAIRAAKERGEKLVCLTAYDYPTARVVDEAGVDIILVGDSMGNVIHGYGNSIPVTLDEISSACIAVKRGTERAMVIADMPFGTYHISENESVKNALRLMKYGGAEAIKLEGGRNRADLVKRLVDEEIPVCAHIGLTPQSVYKMGGYRVQGRTVDQAKRIIDDAKILEDAGAFAIVLELVPREVAAIITKELSISTIGIGAGAECDIQVLVLHDLIGLTYGRQPRFVRQYANLREIITGAIQTWTADVRSGEYPSEKESYGLTAEVFDELKKEL
- a CDS encoding TlpA family protein disulfide reductase; protein product: MKKLKYNFLLSSIAILVVFAAVSSAQTILTTLDGARVDIAGQRGKVVVLAIGATWLPLSTKQAEYTNTLAKKYAGRDVVFYFVSTDSANTRSKNFVSPVEIKHFVTTAKLNVQMLRDPDGAETIKKFGIEQVPSFVILDKAGKLSGEPFGGIDPKYDITVPISRAIDRLL
- the maf gene encoding septum formation protein Maf, which translates into the protein MLTLPKLILASESPRRSEILSSVGWEFEKHAAAIDESERDGETPEQYVRRLARGKASAVAERFPNGLVLGADTTVVVGAGILGKPSGLDDARRMLEMLSGRSHIVLTGVAVAHNGRVWDAVEATTVNFCEMSADEIEYLAEKGDPLDKAGAYAVQAQAALFISGIEGDYWNVVGLPVQLVYRLIKKSLHEAGLRA
- a CDS encoding S46 family peptidase, with the translated sequence MRKKIFVSYLLMTAMLLSSFLSVHAFDEGMYTPSQIASLDLKKRGLKIKPEEIYNPAGGGLSEAIIRLSIGCSAEFVSPDGLILTNHHCGFDALVKASSPERDLVETGFNAGSRAGEIPAEGYSIDIPTRTADVTAKIKSGTENLSGAELAAAVKKNVDALTAAEQAKAPKGSTIRIQAIDSGFFYYLYQTTKIEDIRVVYAPPRNIGVYGGDPDNFEWTRQTGDFTFLRAYTAPDGSSAKYSKNNVPYHPKKYLSISLDGLKDNDFVFVMGYPGGTTRYRESWSNIYARDANFPFLEKWLSALSASLRAIGAGDEEKRIAFQSDIANYDNSRKVYGGGWLRMKRAHVVEARQQDEKRMAEWIAADPDRQKRFGTILPELKTLSEETNATQKRDVVVRRLPDPTGATPVFAQLVTAMAMTEPPNKMLSDEERAAKLEEVKKAYQDREPAHEVEMLKFFLRSFDELPADQKFKPAEDLFGSLKGKARRDAEAKFADSIANGEYADPARVAGLYGPRTLDYNETREKILSFARGVLSELRAISVRAQKFNANIDRLRLGYMQALTEMRGTKTVYPDANFTQRFTFGNIKGYQSREAEYRFPFTTIKGLIEKNTGTPPFDAPQKLIDLQNAQDFGRYRSGDSVVVNFISTNDIIGGNSGSPILNGKGEQVGICFDGNYEGLGNDFYYDPNTNRTISVDIRFVLFVTEKFGGAKWVVDEMKLVGGPKG
- the folK gene encoding 2-amino-4-hydroxy-6-hydroxymethyldihydropteridine diphosphokinase, whose amino-acid sequence is METDFTTAYIALGSNLGDRAGNLLMAVRAFIEASFVVHRLSGIYETDPVEMVSEQKFLNMVAEVRVTNVSPTQMMARLLRIEYLLGRGGKTQKLPRTVDLDILLFGDVCMQTEFLTLPHPRMHERKFILKPLSKIAPDLVHPVLGREIKDLLADLADPYEVKRWFPNARTVVDAAS